The DNA segment ATACAAAATAGCCGGAACGCGATTTTCAAGACGACGGAGACGGCGGCTCGCACCCGACCCAAACACCTCTCGAGTTTCTGCGTTGAGTTCAAATTGATGATTTGTTGACATATACTTTTTTCCTCAAATTCAAAAAATTATACTCTTCGCACTTGAATTTTTGACTGTGTTACCGTTCAATTCGCAATCCTCATGTAGGTTAATACACTCCAGTTGCTTCACTACGCAGGCCACTATCAAAAAATCCCATTGCTGTGAGTATGTCATCCCGCGACCAGGATGAGTGGGCAGTAGTTTACGGGGATTTACAATAAAACTCCAGGTGTTTTTAGGAGTTTTACAAAAGTTTCACTGAATAAATACCTAGAATTTAGGCCGCGTGATGAGCCTTCCCTAATTACATTTGTCTGTATTACCTAAGGGTGTGGGTCTTTCCTAGATTGCCGTGCATTCTGCGCTCGAAATGTGTTAATTCGCAAAATTGCTAATTAAGTTTTATTTAATGTATTTAGATTAAAATACTAAAGTCAAGAGCAAAAATAATAATAATAAGTAGGAAATAAGCCATGGGTAAATTTTCTTTAGAAATTGATCATACAGCTAATCCAATTCCTGATACAACACAGGAAAATTTTTTTAAACAGCTCAGTATTTTTATTATCAAACAACAAAAAATAAACGATGAACTTAGTGCGATAGCCGAGAAAGTCAGACTCGATCCGAAAGCTAATAGATATCCAAATATTGTAAATCGGAAAACGCAGCTAAGTGCGGAATGCGATAAAAACCAGCGACTTATAAATACAGAAATTAAAAAAATTAACGCGAATAATAAATTTGAAAACGAACTGCGCAGATTACCGCAAAGGCATTTGCAACTTTTAGACAAACAAAAAAAATTAGCTCAGGAATTATGTGAAGAAAAAATAAACGAAGAACAGGCTGAAAGATTAAAAGCTGAAATAAATAATGAGCTTTTTTGGTTATGTTCTGAACCCGTTAGTAGGCTTTATAAAAGTGATTTTCAAAATATCTTGACCAATGGAATTTCTAAAGCAAATCTCTCTTATCTCGGAAAATTGAGCCAATTAGATGAGAGAATCCGTAACACGGCAGAAGATAAAATCGCTGACTATCATATGGAGACAGCTGAGAAACAAATAGCAAAAAATTCTCAAAAGGCAAGTCAACGTGTGAGTGGTTTGATAAAAAAAAATAGCGTAAACAATCCTTGCGACTTTGAAATAGCGTTTGACGAAAACGAGTCTCTGCCAGCACTTTTTACTGTTGATTCTGTCGACCGAATTTATGAATTAGTATTAAACGGTGCAGATCCTAGTCAAGAAAGTGAAGGTTTAGGCCAAACCCCTTTAGATCGTCTATTTTCAACACGGTATGAAATCCAACAGTCATTAAATGGCATTTATATTGCTAAAAGTAGCGTGCAAGCTGCACGACAGATGCATTCATCTAAGGAATTAAAAGTAGAATTAAAAAATCAAAAGAAACATTTGAAAATTGCAGCTGCAGCGTTAAAGCTTGAATTAAAAAATAATGAAACGCATATTAAGGCGCAAATTGAGGTATTAGTGCTGCGAAATCCGGATGCTGAGGTATCGCACTATCCTGATATTGCCCGTTCAGAAAAATATCTGTCGATATGGAATGCGTGTAAACAAGAAGTGGTGGCAATGAAGCAGAGCAAACTGACGGAAACTTGCTGTGTGTATGATTTATTTATCGAAAATATAGAAAAATTACCTGACATACCAGCGAATACTTTAAAATCACTTGGCGCTAAGTTTCCTCACTATTATCCTCTTTTGAAAATGCAAAATGATATAATAGTAAATTATCGTTTAGTATTACCTAAATCTCAACAAGTGATACCAACAACCGAGGGAAGTTTGGTAGGTACTTCGGATAATGTTACAATTAATCGAAAAACAAAAATCCTGGGAGAAACTATGCCAAATGACAATTTAAATAAAAAAAATCCAGATTTTGTAGCAGAATTAAAAGGTATAAAAGGTATAATAGAAAAACAAACTCAAGAACAACCCATTGACTCATCATCTTTAATTTATGCCGATCTTGAATTCAGTGGAATATTTGGAAACAATCCAATTGAAAATAAAGATAACACAGATAAAACCGAATATACTCAAATTCTTTCGCTGGGTTTAATTAATCAAGCAAAAAAAATAATAGCGGATATCAATACTGAGAATAAAAAAATACAAGGGATAGAAAATTCTAAAAAATTAAATCAACCAGCTAGTAATTTAGCTATAATAAAAGAAGAAGTAAAAAAAGCCCGTGAAAACAAGCTTATTCTAGAAACTAAATTATCAGAAATTAGAGGGCCACTAAATAGTGAATTTAACGTAAACTTTGAGCGGTTACAAAACAAAGAAACCGAACTTGAAAAAGATATTAAAGATACGCATGGCCATATCGACAAGTATTATCAATTAACATCTGATTTATTCAATACTAGAAATGAACATATTGGTTTAATTCAAAACAATATAGAGTTTGAAAAAATATTAGCGAATCACAGTAAGGATTTACAAGATGAGGCTGGAACTCCTTTATATCACTTATATAAAGACGAATTAAGCTTACAGACAAAACGATTAGCGACTTTAGAAGAAAAAAAAGAACTTATAAAACTGAATTCACACCTGCATGACCAAGAGAACAATGAGAAGCAGTCCAGTGAAAGTTCTGCTGATATCGACAGCTGTTATAGGAGAATATTGCTACTAAAAAATGAAATCGATATTAAGGAAAAAACTTTTCAAAACGAAGAAATTGAACGCATAACAATAGGGAGTTTGGCACCAGATGGCGCATGTGAATCATCCGAATATGCAATTAATTCTTTCTATGGACAAGAAGAACAGCAAACTTCAGCAAATATTCTTCCTATTGATCCTATTGCTAAGCCAAAGCCATTGTCAGAATCTGAACAGCTAAAAAAACAAATGGAAGCATTAACAATCCAGAGAATAGAGACGATTAATCAACTTCGGAATGAGGAATTATCATCAAAAAAATCAATTTTCTCTTCAGAATTGGATGGAATTGAATTAAGTATTAAAGCAAAATATGACCGTATAGCAGAGTTAGAGAAAGAAAAGCTTGCTGCCCCTGTTGTTGATAGTAATAAGTCTAAACCCGTTGAATCTACTCAAACCGAAAAACAAGGTGCAGTGCCTAAGAAGAAACCTGATTCTGTCAAACCAGCGATAAATCTTGTTGCAAAATTGCAAGAAAGATCAGAACAAATTATTAAAGATTGGCAAAAGCCTTTATCTGAACCAGTTTCTGAGCCGACTCAGCAAAAATTGGAAGAATTGAAAAAACAAAAAGAGTTGGAAGATCTTCTAAAAGCAAAGCCTAAAAAAACTAATCTCTTGGAAAATTCTACAAATAAACAGAGTGCAGTGTCTGCAAAAAACAAAAACCCTGCATTTTTTAATGAACTTAATGAAAAATTGCAAGCAAAGCAAGCAATGCAAGGAACATCTACATCCACATTTTTTGGGTCAGGTAATTCATCTATTTCAGGTGATAAGACAAAAACGCCAAAAATACCAACGCGTAAACAATTGAGTCAATAATAAAAATTTATTTTGGGACAAGGATGTTCAAAAATAAAGTTAAATTAATCAACAAACATTGAACTGACCGATTCTTCCGAATTAATTCGGCAAATTGTTTTCGCTAACATATCACTCAAACTCAATTGACGGATCTTTTTGCAATGCTTTGCTTCATCACTTAACGGAACCGTATCGGTGACAACGAGTTCATTGATAATTGAATTTTGAATAGTCTCTATAGCATTCCCTGATAGAACCGGATGTGTACAATATGCCATGATTAAATGAGCACCATTTTCTTTTAAAGCTTGCGCGGCCAAGCATAAAGTGCCACCTGTGTCGACGATATCATCGACTAATAAGCAATTGCGATCTTTCACTTCACCGATAATATGCATAACTTCAGTTTTATTTGGACCGGTACGGCGTTTATCGATGATAGCGATATCGGCATCATTGAAACGTTTAGCAATCGCACGCGCTCTAACCACGCCACCTACATCCGGTGATACAACAATTAATTGCTCATTGCTTTTGTAAAGCTTTTGGCTTTCCATATCTTTTAAGATTTCTGGTGTGGCATACACATTGTCCACGGGAATATCAAAAAATCCTTGGATTTGATCAGCATGCAGATCCACCGTGAGTAAACGACTGATACCTACAGCAGTCATCATATCCGCAACGACGCGTGCAGTAATCGGAACACGTGAGGAGCGAATACGTCGATCTTGACGGCCGTAGCCAAAATAAGGAACGACCGCCGTGATACGTTTCGCCGATGCGCGACGTAAGGCATCGGCCATGATGATGAGTTCCATTAAATTGGTGTTAACCGGCGGACAGGTCGGTTGCATAATAAAGACGTCTTGTCCTCTGACATTTTCTAAAATTTCTACCATGATTTCACCGTCACTAAATTGACCGACGGTGGCTTTACCTAATTCTTTGCCTAAATGTTTAGCTACTTTTTCAGCTAAAGTTCGATTAGCGTTACCAGTAAAGAGCATCATTTCAGACACAGAGGAACCTCATTGTGTTAAATAAAAAGATTAGATGGATATGTATGGCTGGGGTGCTAGGATTCGAACCTAGGAATGCCGAGATCAAAACCCGGTGCCTTACCACTTGGCGACACCCCAATTTTTCATTATTTGTTGTAAAGGTGAAGTGGTTAACCCTTTACACACAAAGCCTTGATAAGGCGCTTTAATTTTTTCTAGTAGTGTTTCAGCGGCTACTTTTGTACTGAGTGTAGCAAAAATACACGCGCCGGTCCCTGATAAGCGAGCAGGGGCATAATGATTTAAGAAGTCTAAGCCTTCTGCAATCACTGGATAATCCTGCCTAACGATGTGTTCAAAATCATTATGTGTATTTAATGATCCGCTTAAAAAGGTTTGTATTTTGATGGGTGTCGTGTTGTATGTCAATCGGGGATGTGAAAAAAGTTTTGCAGTCGAAATAGTTAAGGGTGGAATCATTACCACAAACCATTTTTCAGGTAACGGTATTGGGTGTAGTTTTTCGCCTATCCCTTCAGCCCAACTGCTTTCACCCTGAATAAATATTGGTACATCGGCGCCGAGTGTAGCACCTAAATTTAATAATTCGTCTAAAGGTAAATTCATTTTCCATAAGTGATTTAACACGACGAGTGTCGTTGCCGCGTTGGAACTACCGCCACCTAAACCGCCGCCGATCGGAATACGTTTTTTGATAAGTATATCAACGCCGGGTAAATTTTTATTTCTATCTTGTAATAAGCGTGCTGCTTTAATGGCTAAATTATCTTCATCGGGAATGACTGCTGCAGTGACGGGGTTAAGTAATGATACACAGGTGCAATTAATTTGTGGATCGGCGCGTTGCGTAAAACTTAATTCATCGCAGTAATCAATCAGTTGAAAAACAGTTTGTAGTTCATGATAGTGATCGGGTCTGCGACCGGTAAGATGTAAAAAAAGATTTAATTTTGCAGGGGCGGGCCAATAGTACATGGTTATACTCACATTAATTAGATTTTTTGGGAGTGGATCGCGTTGTGAAGCAACCGGAATGCCATATTATAGGATCGCGAGTTGAGCCGCAACGCAGCCAAAAATTCAAATGCGAAGTGTATTATTTAATGTCCCACTGGGTAAGTTTAATTCGAACTTGCCATTGGCAGTTGGATAGCTGAATACGATCGGGTAAATCAATTTTTCCGATGTTAGTAAAATGTTGATAAACAACGCGCCAACCGGATTGACGTAGTTGCATGATATGGTTATAAGCATCTAGATTAGTGGTATAACGTGATTGAGGAGCGGGTAGGCCGCGTAACCAATAATAGAATTGTGATACCGGTAAATTTAAACCTAATTGATCGTGTAAAAGTTTTTCTGGATTTTGTGCATGATAAGTTTGTTGATGCGTAGTTAAACTGACTCGCTTAGGGTTGCCAGTGAGCACAGCACTTTGTGTGCCTAAGGGACCAAAAAAGTTGAGTTGATAATTAGGATAGTTCTGTTCCCAACTGAATGAAGCATTGACACCGTGACCAGTTGTTTCATGGATGGCTAGGTTCCCATTAACACGAAAATTTTGTATAGCGTTCAGTTGTGCTTTTCGTTGCGCCCAGGGAAGATAGTGATTAACTATTTTGGGCTTAGGGAGTGGTGTAGGGGTTTGTGTAAAGCTCACACAACTGCTCAAAAATACCGCTAAAATAATGACACTAATCTTTTTCATAAAAAATTTATCAGTATACTATTACATGAGGTCGTTAAGCATTCTATGCGTCTAACTCGTATCTATCAACCACAAGCTTCACACACTGGGCAAATTGTAAGCTTATCTAAGGAGGCTGCAGGGCATTTAATTCGTGTATTGCGTCTACAAGTCGATGATGAGTTTATTGTATTTAATGGCAAAGCGGGAGAATTTCCTGCCAAAATTGTTGAAATAACTAAAAATACGGTTACCGCAAAGCTCGGTAAATTTGATGAGGTGAATCGTGAATCGCCTCTGCAAATTACTTTAGCGCAAGCAGTATTGCGATCAGAAAAAATGGATTATATGCTGCAAAAAGCCGTGGAATTGGGTGTTACACGTTTTGTGCCTTTGCTTACCGCACACAGTACACTTAAATTAGCACCTGAACGTTGGCAGAAGCGTTGTTTACATTGGCAAGGTGTGATGCTTGCCGCCAGCGAACAATCAGGAAGAACACGTTTGCCGAAATTAGAAAACCCTATGACCTTCGATGTCGCTACGACTTCGATAAAAGCAGATCAGCGCATAATTTTACACCCTTGTGCTAAGGAAAATATCAATTCTTTATCGTGTTGCCAGAGTGTTGCGCTATTAGTGGGTCCTGAAGGTGGCTGGTCAGAAAATGAGTTGAAGTGTGCTCATGTCGCAGATTATAGTTCTATGCAAGTAGGACCGCGCGTCTTGAGAGCAGAAACAGCCGGTTTAGCGGCTGTCAGTATATTACAAAGTTTATATGGTGATTTGTAAAAGGATTTTAATTATCGGTTAGTCGCTAATTTTAATGTTCGCGCAATTAAATAGATATTCAAGCTCGATGCGTAGAGTCTAAAAAAAGATTTATTTGTTGAGTTAAAAGAGAATTACTCAGATCTTTTAATCTATAATTTTCCAATATGGTAAAGAAAGCCTGCATGGCTTGAAATAAAATTTTTTGAATAATGCAATGTGGGCTAATGATGCAATTATTCTTTTCTTTATTAAAACACTCTACTAAGTGAAAATTAGTTTCAGTTTTTTTTATGATTTCAGCCACTGTGAGTTCAAGAGAAGCATAAACTAATTGTAATCCACCGCCATGGCCTTGCTGGGTTTTAATAAAACCTAATTGTGCGAGGCGGTGGGCAACTTTGACGAGATGATTTTTAGAAATTTTATAAAAATTAGCAATCTCAAGAATTGTTGCGATTTTTTTAGGGGTTTGGCTTAAATATAATAAAACCCGTAAAGAATAATCTGAATAAAGTGTTAATTGCATAATAAAATTGAGTTTAAAGTTTTAAGAAAACTTGACAGTTTTTTTATCGAATTATAACATATATTTTTAATATATATTAAAAATAATTTGATAATTTGAGAAATAGGTTTATACCTATTTAGGTAAAATTTTTATTTCATAAAGTTGTTTCTAATAGATCCCTTAGTTGATTAATACATTTAATACTTCGCTTTAGGAAAATTAATGATACATCTTGATCCGCTTTTTTTGTCACGTTTACAATTTGCCTGGGTAATTGCTTTCCATATCTTGCTGCCCGCGTTTACGATTGGATTGGCATCTTTTATTGCTGTGTTAGAAGGAATGAATTTTTTCACGCATCGTGGCATTTATTTGCGTCTTTCTAGCTTTTGGACAAAAATATTTGCGATTTCGTTTGGAATGGGAGTGGTGTCAGGGATCGTCATGCCCTTTCAGTTTGGAACGAACTGGAGTCGTTTTTCGGATGCAACGGCTAATGTTTTATCTCCCTTATTAGCTTACGAAGGCTTAACTGCTTTTTTCTTAGAAGCGTCTTTTCTTGGTGTATTATTGTTTGGTCGTAAACTTGTGCCACGTTGGGCGCATTTCTTTTCTGCGTTAATGGTGGCTTTTGGAACTTTGTTATCCGCTTTTTGGATTTTAGTGACGAATAGTTGGATGCAAACACCTGCTGGCTATAAATTAATCAATGGTCGCTTTTTTCCCAGCGATTGGTTAGCAATTATCTTTAATCCTTCTTTTCCTTATCGTTTTGCACATACCGTGGTCGGTTTTTATATTACGACAGGTTTTGTGGTTATTGCGGTGGGTGCATATTTTATTCGTCAGCAGCGATTTGCAGAAGAAGGTCGAAAAATGTTTTCCATGACCACCGCGCTTTTAACCGTTTTGGTTCCATTGCAAATTGTTTTGGGTGATTTACATGGCCTTAACACATTAAAGTATCAGCCGGCTAAATTAGCCGCTATTGAAGCACATTGGTCGCCTGAAAAACGCGCACCGCTTATCTTGTTTGCTATTCCCGATGAAAAAAAACAAATGAATCATGATGTGTTAGAAATACCTCTTTTAGGTAGTATTATTCTAACCCATCATATTAATGGGCTTGTTCCTGGGTTAAAACAATTTCCTGTTGAGAATCGTGCTCCCGTCGCTATTCCGTTTTTCTCTTTTCGCATTATGGTGGGCTTGGGTACGATTATGTTATTGTTCATTTTAGTGAGTTTATTGTTGCGATTTAAACATCGGCTATTTGATACGGGTTGGTTTTTGAAATCTTCTCAATACATTGCACCGATTGGTTTTCTAACGATATTAGCCGGTTGGGTTACCACAGAAGTAGGGCGCCAACCTTGGACGGTCTATGGTTTGTTAAGGACCTCCCATTCTGTCAGTCCTTCATTAACAGGCGTGGATGTTTTACTTTCTTTATTCGGTTATATGTTGGTTTATTTAATTATCTTCCCTGTAGGTATCTTTTTAATGACCAGGGTTGCCCGGAAAGGGTTTATTGAAGAACCCAGCGCACCTATTGCTGGACAACAGCCAAGCCACCCTATTTTATCTCCGCCGGAGTTTTCAAATGACAAATAATTTAATTTTGCTATGGACATTGATATTGGGTATCGGCGTTTTTTTCTATGTTTTGCTTGATGGGTTTGATCTCGGTGTGGGTATTCTTTATGCATTTGCACCTCATCGCGAAGCACGTAAATTAATTATGAATTCAATTGCCCCTGTTTGGGATGGTAATGAAACTTGGCTAATTCTAGGAGTGGTGGGATTGTTGGCGGCATTTCCATTGGCTTTTGCTATCATTTTCCCGGCTGTTTATTTTCCAGTGCTGATTATGCTATTGGCTTTGATATTTCGAGGCGTGGCGTTTGAGTTTCATTTTGGAGAAACTGCACATGTCACACTGTGGGATCGCGGCTTTAGTTTCGGATCGTTAATTGCTACGTTTGCTCAGGGAATTATTTTGGGTGCTTTTATTCAAGGATTTGCAGTTAAAGGTAGGTTATTTGTAGGTAGTTCTTGGGATTGTTTTACACCGTTTTCATTATTCACAGGTTTAGCATTGGTTTTTGGATATGCGTTATTGGGCGCGTGTTGGCTTATTTTAAAAACGGAAGGTGAATTGCAAATGTCGGCACGTCGTCAAGGCCGTGTATGTCTAATTGCTGTACTCCTTGCAATGGTCATTATTTCTGTATGGACGCCATTTTTGGATGACACTATCCGGCAACGTTGGTTTAGTTGGCCGAATCTGCTTTATTTTTCACCTATCCCCTTACTTACTGGCGTGGTAGCGCTAGCAGAATGGCGTCTACTTAAAAAATCCAAGGATATTATGCCTTTTTTGGGAGCACTTAGCTTGTTTTTGCTAGCCTATCTGGGATTGACGGTGAGTTTATTTCCTATGATTGTACCTCATCATTTTACACTTTGGCAGGCTGCTTCTTCTCCAGAAACGCAACTCTTTTTAGCGATTGGTACATTGTTTTTATTGCCGATAATCTTGATTTATACAGCTTGGTCTTATTGGGTATTTTGGGGAAAAGTCCGGAGTGATATAGGTTATTGAAGAATTGTATTTGTTTACTTTAACTATTATTTTTTAAATTAACTCTAACAATTTGATAGGTCCTATCGTTTAGTCTTTCATTTCAATAGAATGATTTTCAGATAAAATATTATCTTTTCAAAAAAAACTACTATTTATGCTATATTACCTAATTCCTTATATAGAATTAAGGCATAACTTTGTGGTGTTATAATTTATTCCTAACGTATTTGCATATTTGGACCGGTTGCCTGAGTAACGATTGGAACGATTCTGAATTTTCAAGAGTAGGATGTGTATTCAACTCATTAATTAGTGATAACTATGGCAAAAAAATCGAAACGCTTTGTTGATCCTTATGCGGCACGTGAAGCCGGTAAATATGATAACCCCATTCCTAGTCGCGAGTATATTTTAGATTTCTTAAAAAAATGTGGCCATCTGGTTAAACGCGAGGAGCTTAATCAACGTTTGGGTTTAAGCGATCCCGAACGCCAAGAAGCCTTGCGTCGTCGTTTACGGGCGATGGAACGCGATGGACAAATTGTTTTAACGCGACGCGAAGGTTATGGTTTGCCAGACAAAATGAATTTGGTGCGTGGCAGGGTGATTGGTCATCGTGATGGATTTGGATTTTTAGTTCCTGATGATGGTAGCGATGATCTGTATTTAA comes from the Rickettsiella endosymbiont of Rhagonycha lignosa genome and includes:
- a CDS encoding 16S rRNA (uracil(1498)-N(3))-methyltransferase; translation: MRLTRIYQPQASHTGQIVSLSKEAAGHLIRVLRLQVDDEFIVFNGKAGEFPAKIVEITKNTVTAKLGKFDEVNRESPLQITLAQAVLRSEKMDYMLQKAVELGVTRFVPLLTAHSTLKLAPERWQKRCLHWQGVMLAASEQSGRTRLPKLENPMTFDVATTSIKADQRIILHPCAKENINSLSCCQSVALLVGPEGGWSENELKCAHVADYSSMQVGPRVLRAETAGLAAVSILQSLYGDL
- the lolB gene encoding lipoprotein insertase outer membrane protein LolB; translation: MKKISVIILAVFLSSCVSFTQTPTPLPKPKIVNHYLPWAQRKAQLNAIQNFRVNGNLAIHETTGHGVNASFSWEQNYPNYQLNFFGPLGTQSAVLTGNPKRVSLTTHQQTYHAQNPEKLLHDQLGLNLPVSQFYYWLRGLPAPQSRYTTNLDAYNHIMQLRQSGWRVVYQHFTNIGKIDLPDRIQLSNCQWQVRIKLTQWDIK
- the cydB gene encoding cytochrome d ubiquinol oxidase subunit II, which produces MTNNLILLWTLILGIGVFFYVLLDGFDLGVGILYAFAPHREARKLIMNSIAPVWDGNETWLILGVVGLLAAFPLAFAIIFPAVYFPVLIMLLALIFRGVAFEFHFGETAHVTLWDRGFSFGSLIATFAQGIILGAFIQGFAVKGRLFVGSSWDCFTPFSLFTGLALVFGYALLGACWLILKTEGELQMSARRQGRVCLIAVLLAMVIISVWTPFLDDTIRQRWFSWPNLLYFSPIPLLTGVVALAEWRLLKKSKDIMPFLGALSLFLLAYLGLTVSLFPMIVPHHFTLWQAASSPETQLFLAIGTLFLLPIILIYTAWSYWVFWGKVRSDIGY
- a CDS encoding cytochrome ubiquinol oxidase subunit I translates to MIHLDPLFLSRLQFAWVIAFHILLPAFTIGLASFIAVLEGMNFFTHRGIYLRLSSFWTKIFAISFGMGVVSGIVMPFQFGTNWSRFSDATANVLSPLLAYEGLTAFFLEASFLGVLLFGRKLVPRWAHFFSALMVAFGTLLSAFWILVTNSWMQTPAGYKLINGRFFPSDWLAIIFNPSFPYRFAHTVVGFYITTGFVVIAVGAYFIRQQRFAEEGRKMFSMTTALLTVLVPLQIVLGDLHGLNTLKYQPAKLAAIEAHWSPEKRAPLILFAIPDEKKQMNHDVLEIPLLGSIILTHHINGLVPGLKQFPVENRAPVAIPFFSFRIMVGLGTIMLLFILVSLLLRFKHRLFDTGWFLKSSQYIAPIGFLTILAGWVTTEVGRQPWTVYGLLRTSHSVSPSLTGVDVLLSLFGYMLVYLIIFPVGIFLMTRVARKGFIEEPSAPIAGQQPSHPILSPPEFSNDK
- a CDS encoding Rrf2 family transcriptional regulator produces the protein MQLTLYSDYSLRVLLYLSQTPKKIATILEIANFYKISKNHLVKVAHRLAQLGFIKTQQGHGGGLQLVYASLELTVAEIIKKTETNFHLVECFNKEKNNCIISPHCIIQKILFQAMQAFFTILENYRLKDLSNSLLTQQINLFLDSTHRA
- a CDS encoding ribose-phosphate pyrophosphokinase is translated as MMLFTGNANRTLAEKVAKHLGKELGKATVGQFSDGEIMVEILENVRGQDVFIMQPTCPPVNTNLMELIIMADALRRASAKRITAVVPYFGYGRQDRRIRSSRVPITARVVADMMTAVGISRLLTVDLHADQIQGFFDIPVDNVYATPEILKDMESQKLYKSNEQLIVVSPDVGGVVRARAIAKRFNDADIAIIDKRRTGPNKTEVMHIIGEVKDRNCLLVDDIVDTGGTLCLAAQALKENGAHLIMAYCTHPVLSGNAIETIQNSIINELVVTDTVPLSDEAKHCKKIRQLSLSDMLAKTICRINSEESVSSMFVD
- the ispE gene encoding 4-(cytidine 5'-diphospho)-2-C-methyl-D-erythritol kinase, with translation MYYWPAPAKLNLFLHLTGRRPDHYHELQTVFQLIDYCDELSFTQRADPQINCTCVSLLNPVTAAVIPDEDNLAIKAARLLQDRNKNLPGVDILIKKRIPIGGGLGGGSSNAATTLVVLNHLWKMNLPLDELLNLGATLGADVPIFIQGESSWAEGIGEKLHPIPLPEKWFVVMIPPLTISTAKLFSHPRLTYNTTPIKIQTFLSGSLNTHNDFEHIVRQDYPVIAEGLDFLNHYAPARLSGTGACIFATLSTKVAAETLLEKIKAPYQGFVCKGLTTSPLQQIMKNWGVAKW